In a genomic window of Methylobacter sp. YRD-M1:
- a CDS encoding LamG-like jellyroll fold domain-containing protein, with translation MNNYFKNTSSRKLFLRPGPAGLALMLFSSQPFAASVNLAWDASQSPNVGGYIVSYGPSSGKYTESVDVGNKTTLTISGAKEGVTYYAAVKAYDSARTTESGYSNEISKTIPATTTTTVATNGGTTGSTTGATTGSTNGAATGGTTGGTTGATSGGATDKVTSNNGLVAAYGFEEASGNTVADASGKGNHGTIREAVRIAKGRYGQALQFDGVNDWVTVKDSPSLDLSTSMTLEAWVYPQSQTGEKALIMKEQSGGAVYGLLNANANVPAAGIYDGQYHVLSGSNPLPANQWTHLVVTYDGQYGRLYMNGVEVAKGAEKSLIQPSNGELRIGGNSTWGAYFKGLIDEVRIYNRALTAAEVQYNSKTAISVSNPPKFVMGDKNEEPWVEYVPQGIAQAYQTVSKKSGVVTQVKVYLDASTTATQLVAGIYKDNKGHPGALVAQGKLNTVKPNAWNSVSIAGASVAAGKPYWIAIMGPNGEVGFLDQVGSGKGLMEKSSGRNVLKDLPNTWTGSRRGYKTNASMSLHGLGH, from the coding sequence ATGAACAATTATTTTAAAAACACCTCCTCACGCAAGCTTTTTCTGCGCCCTGGACCCGCTGGACTCGCCCTGATGCTGTTCAGCAGCCAGCCTTTCGCAGCCAGCGTGAATCTGGCCTGGGATGCCAGCCAGTCCCCCAATGTCGGCGGTTATATCGTGTCCTACGGCCCGAGCAGCGGCAAGTACACCGAAAGTGTAGATGTCGGCAACAAGACTACGCTCACGATATCGGGGGCGAAAGAAGGTGTCACATACTATGCCGCAGTAAAGGCCTATGATTCGGCCCGGACCACCGAGAGCGGTTACTCCAATGAAATCAGTAAGACAATACCTGCCACGACAACAACTACAGTAGCAACTAACGGAGGCACTACCGGAAGCACCACTGGAGCAACTACCGGAAGCACTAACGGAGCAGCTACCGGAGGCACTACCGGAGGCACTACCGGAGCAACTAGCGGAGGTGCCACCGACAAGGTTACCAGTAATAATGGCTTGGTGGCGGCCTACGGATTTGAGGAGGCCAGCGGCAATACTGTTGCGGATGCCTCAGGTAAAGGCAATCATGGCACTATTCGGGAAGCTGTCAGAATCGCCAAAGGTCGTTATGGACAAGCGCTGCAGTTTGATGGCGTGAATGATTGGGTTACGGTCAAAGACAGCCCATCATTGGATCTTTCAACCAGCATGACCCTCGAAGCATGGGTCTACCCACAGTCCCAGACTGGCGAAAAAGCGTTGATTATGAAGGAACAATCTGGTGGAGCAGTTTATGGCCTTCTTAATGCAAATGCTAATGTACCTGCTGCTGGAATTTATGATGGGCAATACCACGTTCTCTCCGGCTCCAACCCGTTGCCAGCGAATCAATGGACTCACCTTGTGGTGACCTATGATGGACAATACGGACGGCTTTATATGAATGGCGTTGAAGTCGCCAAAGGCGCAGAAAAAAGCCTGATTCAGCCATCCAACGGCGAGCTACGCATCGGCGGAAACAGTACTTGGGGCGCATATTTCAAGGGCCTCATCGACGAAGTGCGAATTTATAATCGGGCCTTGACCGCAGCGGAAGTCCAGTACAACTCGAAGACTGCAATCAGTGTTTCAAATCCGCCCAAATTTGTCATGGGTGATAAAAATGAAGAACCTTGGGTCGAATACGTACCTCAAGGCATTGCACAAGCGTACCAGACTGTATCCAAGAAGTCCGGCGTGGTTACTCAAGTGAAGGTCTATCTGGACGCCAGCACAACTGCAACACAATTGGTTGCTGGTATCTATAAGGATAATAAAGGGCATCCTGGCGCTCTTGTTGCTCAAGGCAAGTTGAACACGGTTAAGCCTAATGCATGGAACTCGGTTTCGATTGCCGGAGCCTCTGTTGCCGCAGGCAAACCTTACTGGATCGCGATCATGGGACCAAACGGGGAAGTTGGGTTCCTGGACCAAGTAGGATCGGGTAAAGGTTTGATGGAAAAGAGCAGTGGCCGCAATGTGCTGAAGGACTTACCCAATACTTGGACTGGTTCGAGACGCGGCTATAAAACCAATGCATCAATGTCACTGCATGGACTTGGGCATTAA
- a CDS encoding IS1182 family transposase: MSRFIQFDRNQQYLLPPSVDEWLPEDHLARFIVEVIDQLDLSKLTGHYSGRGSAAYHPALLLALLVYGYATGTFSSRKIERATYDSVAFRFIAANHHPDHDTLAHFRKTFLVELEDLFVQVLTLAQTMKLVKLGQISLDGTKIKANASKHKALSHGHIEKLEAQLREEVQALLKKAVDVDQEELADGIDLPAEVARREDRLKALAEAKAKIAERVKERDEQAQKDYQGKLADRERQRQAGKKPRGQEPKAPETGPKDKDQINLTDEESRIMPSKDGFVQGYNAQAAVDVDSLLVVGATLSQHTNDKRQVEPMLKALNALPDSLGKPETLLADNGYFSKDNIHACVEQKITPLIALGREAHHLPLAERLTPDTPEPESDDPLVKMAWKLKTQSGRALYGKRKSTVEPVFGIIKQVLGFRQFSLRGLDAVAGEWKLVTMAFNLKRMHMLAAG; this comes from the coding sequence ATGAGCCGCTTTATTCAGTTTGATCGAAACCAACAGTATTTGCTTCCGCCGTCCGTGGACGAATGGTTGCCGGAAGACCACCTGGCACGCTTTATCGTCGAAGTGATCGATCAGCTCGATCTATCAAAACTGACAGGCCATTATTCTGGACGGGGTTCAGCGGCTTATCATCCGGCACTGCTGTTGGCCCTGCTGGTCTATGGTTATGCGACCGGCACGTTCTCCAGTCGCAAGATCGAGCGGGCAACCTACGATTCAGTGGCGTTTCGGTTCATTGCTGCCAATCATCATCCCGATCATGACACCCTGGCCCATTTCCGCAAGACCTTTCTGGTGGAGTTGGAGGACTTGTTCGTACAAGTGCTGACGCTGGCGCAGACGATGAAACTCGTCAAGCTGGGACAGATTTCGCTGGATGGTACCAAAATCAAGGCCAATGCCTCGAAGCACAAGGCCTTGTCCCATGGCCACATCGAAAAGTTGGAAGCGCAATTGCGTGAGGAAGTGCAGGCCCTGCTGAAAAAGGCAGTGGACGTTGATCAGGAAGAATTGGCCGACGGTATCGATTTGCCGGCGGAAGTCGCGCGTCGGGAAGATCGCTTGAAAGCCTTGGCGGAAGCCAAGGCCAAGATTGCCGAACGGGTTAAAGAACGGGACGAACAAGCCCAAAAAGACTACCAGGGGAAACTGGCTGACCGGGAGCGCCAGCGTCAGGCGGGCAAAAAGCCCCGAGGCCAGGAGCCTAAGGCGCCCGAAACCGGCCCCAAAGATAAGGACCAGATCAACCTGACCGATGAAGAATCGCGGATCATGCCGAGCAAGGACGGCTTCGTGCAGGGCTACAACGCCCAGGCGGCCGTCGATGTCGACAGCCTGCTGGTGGTTGGTGCTACACTCAGCCAGCATACCAACGACAAGCGGCAAGTCGAGCCAATGCTGAAGGCGCTGAACGCCTTGCCGGATAGCCTCGGCAAGCCAGAAACGCTGCTGGCCGACAACGGCTACTTCAGCAAAGACAATATCCATGCCTGTGTGGAGCAAAAAATTACACCCCTCATCGCCCTGGGCCGGGAAGCCCATCATCTGCCATTGGCAGAACGCCTGACGCCGGATACACCGGAACCTGAAAGCGATGACCCGCTAGTCAAAATGGCCTGGAAACTCAAAACCCAGAGTGGCCGCGCGCTTTATGGTAAACGCAAAAGCACGGTCGAACCGGTATTTGGGATCATCAAACAGGTATTGGGATTCCGCCAATTCTCGCTGAGAGGCCTTGATGCGGTAGCTGGTGAGTGGAAACTGGTGACTATGGCCTTCAATTTAAAGCGAATGCATATGCTGGCGGCCGGATAA
- a CDS encoding rhamnosyltransferase WsaF family glycosyltransferase, translating to MISLIKSAQLQFLRRSRQLHNVWKAEGLLGISHRTRTAMAQWIMPKEVVMPVRPSDVIAADLSRPLQTVVPKASPGEPIFVNWVTVPAVARSGGHTTQYRIIKYLEAHGYVNRVYFYDVNHVDQRYYESILRSAYGFNGPVARVEDGMEDAHAVVATSWQTAYPVFNAHCAGKRFYFVQDFEPLFHPVGSLSILAENTYRMGFHAITAGRWLAEKLRADFSMDADYFEFGCDTSLYSHLPRSQRSGVVFYARPEAARRGFELGLMTIELLATRRPDIEIHFYGEKMGKLPFAFTDHGRVTPDQLNEIYNRCYAGLSLSLTNVSLVPHEMLAAGCIPVVNDAIQNRIVLDNPFVRYAPLNPHALAAEIEALISMDNFATLSQAAATSVRSVTWDDAGAKVDSIFKRFVGK from the coding sequence ATGATCTCCTTGATTAAAAGCGCCCAACTCCAGTTCTTACGACGCAGTCGGCAGTTACATAACGTCTGGAAGGCAGAGGGACTTCTCGGGATCAGTCATCGAACGCGAACGGCGATGGCGCAATGGATCATGCCTAAAGAAGTTGTGATGCCGGTCCGCCCTTCCGATGTAATAGCGGCCGATCTATCTAGACCATTACAGACAGTAGTTCCAAAGGCCAGCCCTGGGGAGCCAATATTCGTTAACTGGGTAACGGTTCCTGCAGTTGCCAGGTCGGGCGGCCATACAACGCAATACCGTATTATCAAATATCTAGAGGCACACGGATATGTCAACCGGGTCTATTTCTATGATGTGAATCATGTCGACCAGAGATATTACGAGTCAATCTTGCGTAGTGCTTACGGATTTAACGGTCCAGTAGCAAGAGTAGAAGATGGAATGGAGGATGCACACGCCGTAGTGGCCACTTCATGGCAGACTGCCTATCCAGTCTTTAACGCACATTGTGCAGGTAAACGCTTTTATTTCGTACAAGACTTCGAGCCTCTTTTTCACCCAGTCGGGTCCTTAAGCATTTTGGCCGAGAATACGTACCGCATGGGTTTCCACGCCATTACCGCTGGCCGGTGGCTGGCAGAAAAGCTTCGTGCTGATTTTTCTATGGATGCTGATTATTTCGAGTTCGGTTGCGATACATCTCTTTATAGTCACCTACCGAGATCCCAGCGTTCCGGTGTGGTGTTCTATGCCAGGCCAGAAGCAGCGCGTCGTGGTTTCGAGCTCGGGTTGATGACTATCGAGCTGCTCGCCACTCGTCGGCCGGATATTGAAATCCATTTCTACGGAGAAAAGATGGGCAAGTTGCCATTCGCCTTCACCGATCACGGCCGTGTTACGCCTGATCAGCTCAACGAGATCTACAATCGGTGTTATGCAGGACTAAGTTTGTCACTAACCAACGTATCATTAGTTCCCCATGAAATGCTCGCTGCCGGATGCATTCCGGTCGTAAACGATGCTATTCAGAACCGCATAGTCCTCGATAATCCGTTTGTTCGTTATGCACCGCTGAACCCACACGCTCTGGCCGCAGAAATAGAGGCTCTGATCTCAATGGACAATTTCGCCACATTATCTCAGGCTGCGGCGACAAGTGTGCGTTCCGTAACTTGGGATGATGCAGGCGCGAAGGTCGATTCAATATTCAAGCGATTTGTCGGGAAGTAA
- a CDS encoding class I SAM-dependent methyltransferase, which produces MKYRLLDLLQPISYTGHLHVIPKLVEKVSFADTLHNVKCDRYCAFKNCMIKPGAVSPTDCNECYTNEIIDGELEEESGKRYPIINGIPRIFSGEMSDFLEKNKATFSLEWKMFQFGQRNWGQDIEFRRQLFLKGMGVNKESLKNKLIVDAGCGSGLLSMSMADDFGMEVLALDLGTGIEKAYEHNTNPYVYFVQGSVLEPPIQDNVADFLYCAGVLIHLPDTKMGFQVLPRILKDAGRYFIWVYHPIDKQHHPDDLLKMKFYKWIRDNLTSPLPIKAQYMIYLTWTVLFVIKQKIFNIFAVTKDDRTWQEKMQDFVDMFSPIYQHRHTEEEVLAWYEELGFMNVDLSYQEKYGFGARGDKPEQVNASIPLASNTSSLKCG; this is translated from the coding sequence ATGAAATACCGTCTACTAGATCTGCTCCAACCTATCTCATACACAGGTCATCTACACGTAATTCCAAAACTGGTTGAAAAAGTTTCATTTGCTGACACACTTCACAATGTGAAATGCGACCGTTATTGCGCTTTCAAGAACTGCATGATTAAACCTGGCGCCGTCTCCCCTACGGACTGCAACGAGTGCTATACAAATGAGATTATTGATGGCGAACTTGAGGAGGAATCAGGCAAACGCTACCCCATCATCAATGGTATTCCCCGGATATTTTCGGGAGAAATGAGCGACTTCCTAGAGAAAAACAAAGCCACGTTCTCTCTTGAATGGAAGATGTTTCAGTTCGGGCAGAGAAATTGGGGGCAGGATATTGAATTTCGCAGACAGCTTTTTCTCAAGGGCATGGGAGTAAATAAAGAAAGCTTGAAAAACAAGTTAATTGTTGATGCTGGATGCGGCAGCGGGTTGCTGTCCATGTCTATGGCTGATGATTTCGGAATGGAAGTCTTAGCTTTGGACTTAGGAACAGGAATCGAAAAGGCCTACGAACACAACACCAATCCATACGTTTACTTTGTGCAAGGGTCTGTCCTAGAACCACCAATTCAAGACAATGTGGCTGATTTTCTCTACTGCGCAGGCGTTCTGATCCATCTTCCAGACACCAAGATGGGATTTCAGGTGCTTCCGCGTATCCTCAAAGATGCCGGCCGTTACTTCATATGGGTCTACCATCCTATCGACAAACAGCACCATCCGGATGATCTCCTTAAGATGAAATTTTACAAGTGGATAAGAGACAATTTAACGTCCCCACTCCCCATTAAGGCTCAGTATATGATCTATCTGACCTGGACTGTTTTATTTGTAATCAAGCAGAAGATCTTCAATATTTTCGCAGTTACGAAGGACGATCGGACTTGGCAAGAAAAAATGCAGGATTTCGTCGACATGTTCTCGCCCATCTACCAACATCGTCACACAGAAGAGGAGGTACTTGCCTGGTATGAGGAATTAGGCTTCATGAACGTGGACCTCAGCTATCAGGAGAAATATGGTTTTGGGGCACGTGGAGACAAACCTGAACAAGTAAATGCCTCAATACCTTTGGCTTCGAATACCAGTAGCTTAAAATGTGGATAA
- a CDS encoding PKD domain-containing protein: protein MNNYPINIFSRGPFPCFGLVGLTLLLFSSQPFAASVNLAWDASQSPNVGGYIVSYGPSSGKYTSSIDVGNKTAHTVCGLQEGQKYFFAVKAYDSARITESNYANEVSKIVPITAALTADFTASTTSGAPGLVVNFTPVSSGTVISWKWDFPGSISPSVTNRTAEVVTATYPNPGKYSVSLTLIGPNESVTKTKRNLVTVEAK from the coding sequence ATGAACAATTATCCGATAAACATTTTCTCGCGCGGGCCGTTCCCGTGCTTTGGATTGGTCGGACTCACTCTGCTGCTGTTCAGCAGCCAGCCTTTCGCAGCCAGCGTGAATCTGGCCTGGGATGCCAGCCAGTCCCCCAATGTCGGCGGTTATATCGTGTCCTACGGCCCGAGCAGCGGCAAGTACACCTCAAGTATTGATGTCGGCAACAAAACCGCGCATACGGTGTGCGGATTGCAAGAAGGCCAAAAGTATTTTTTCGCAGTGAAGGCCTATGATTCGGCCCGGATCACTGAGAGCAATTATGCCAACGAAGTCAGTAAAATAGTTCCTATCACGGCCGCGCTAACGGCGGATTTCACTGCCAGTACAACCAGCGGTGCTCCGGGTTTAGTGGTGAATTTCACACCTGTCAGCAGTGGGACAGTAATAAGCTGGAAATGGGATTTTCCAGGTTCAATCTCTCCTTCCGTAACGAACAGGACTGCTGAAGTCGTCACTGCGACTTATCCTAATCCAGGGAAGTATAGCGTTAGTCTGACATTGATCGGACCAAATGAAAGTGTCACCAAGACTAAGAGAAACCTGGTTACCGTGGAGGCCAAGTGA
- a CDS encoding VPEID-CTERM sorting domain-containing protein produces MNIRQMLLAVIAVVFLATGNAWADEDSKTSNGKSDWFSRSTLVQKLSTLQHKIHAWRNKMWQVGNYESKQSYGSTPSGGVTNGSTSTGGTVKGVAPEIDAASGTSAIALLTGVLLLAAERSRSRRVGIS; encoded by the coding sequence ATGAATATTCGACAAATGTTATTAGCGGTTATAGCGGTTGTGTTCTTAGCGACAGGCAATGCCTGGGCTGACGAAGACAGCAAAACAAGCAATGGGAAATCGGATTGGTTTTCTCGATCGACGCTTGTACAAAAGCTAAGCACTTTGCAGCACAAGATACATGCTTGGCGTAATAAGATGTGGCAGGTTGGGAATTATGAGTCAAAACAGTCTTATGGATCTACACCTTCAGGTGGCGTTACAAATGGTTCTACATCTACAGGTGGAACTGTAAAGGGAGTCGCTCCAGAAATTGATGCCGCATCCGGAACCAGTGCGATCGCTTTGCTAACCGGTGTTTTATTGTTAGCGGCTGAAAGGTCTCGGTCTCGACGGGTTGGCATTTCTTGA
- a CDS encoding DUF7948 domain-containing protein yields the protein MEPIQFALLNRDGMRLYGIVVTIVYLAFMSNLASAAPQMAPDAKTQVQSNYGKLPLSFEANQGQTDAQVRFLARGQGYALFLTPTEAVLSLKKSQTRTRDSSFTRFSPSSPPNAKFSPSTPSNAKFSPSSPPNAKFSLSSLVNFSSQSEKIGAVLRMQFIDANPAPQFLGEEALPGQVNYLIGNDPGQWLTRMPTYAKVIYESLYPGVNLVFYGDQGQLEYDFVVASGADPGQVKLAFKGADKIEISPIGELILHTAIGELRMHKPVIYQKIGGVRKSVKGGYVLKAGQTVSFQVAAYDSSYPLIIDPVLVYSTYLGGSGDDEGNGISVDNNGRAYVTGITLSPDFPTVNALQPDIGKRGSDDAFVAQLTADGTALRYATYLGGSEFDSGRGIAVDKKGQAYVIGETHSTDFPTVNALQPVFGGPGRGLGDAFVAQLTADGAGLRYSTYLGGNGRDNGLGIAVDQRGQASVTGVTESTDFPTVSALQPVLNGVNDAFVAQLTADGTALRYGTYLGGSEIDLGSGIAVGNRGQVYVTGRTISTDFPTVNALQPTLNGLDDAFVVQLTADGAALSYATYLGGNGGDSGNGIAVDKRGQAYVTGFTESNDFPTMNALQPTFGGGFLDAFLVRLSVDGTTLRYATYLGGSKDDNGLGIAVDQRGQAFVTGVTESADFPTVNALQPTFGGGFNDAFVAQLTTDGATLRYATYLGGSRNENGRGIAVDQQGQAYVTGFTDSPADFPTMNALQPAFSGVSDAFVTKIGSNN from the coding sequence ATGGAACCGATTCAATTCGCCTTATTGAACAGAGATGGTATGCGTCTATACGGTATCGTCGTTACCATAGTCTATCTGGCTTTTATGTCTAACCTTGCGTCAGCCGCTCCACAAATGGCGCCGGATGCGAAGACACAGGTGCAATCGAACTATGGCAAGCTTCCGCTCAGCTTTGAAGCCAATCAGGGCCAGACAGATGCCCAGGTAAGATTCCTCGCACGAGGCCAAGGTTACGCGTTGTTTCTGACTCCTACTGAAGCAGTGTTGTCCTTGAAGAAATCTCAGACCCGGACAAGGGATTCATCTTTTACAAGGTTCTCTCCTTCGTCTCCACCTAATGCAAAGTTCTCCCCCTCGACTCCATCTAATGCCAAATTCTCTCCTTCGTCTCCGCCTAATGCAAAATTCTCTCTCTCGTCACTCGTAAATTTCTCTTCTCAGTCTGAAAAGATAGGGGCGGTACTGCGGATGCAGTTCATCGATGCTAACCCTGCGCCGCAATTCCTAGGTGAAGAAGCACTACCCGGACAAGTCAACTATCTCATCGGCAACGATCCAGGCCAATGGCTCACAAGGATGCCTACCTATGCCAAAGTCATCTACGAAAGCCTATATCCGGGCGTGAATCTGGTGTTCTACGGCGACCAGGGGCAACTGGAATATGACTTCGTTGTGGCTTCGGGGGCTGATCCTGGCCAAGTCAAACTGGCTTTCAAGGGCGCTGATAAAATCGAGATCAGTCCGATCGGTGAGCTGATCCTGCACACCGCAATCGGCGAACTCCGCATGCATAAGCCAGTCATCTATCAGAAGATAGGCGGTGTGCGTAAGTCCGTCAAGGGTGGCTATGTGCTCAAGGCAGGCCAGACGGTGAGCTTTCAGGTGGCCGCCTATGACTCTTCATATCCTCTCATCATCGACCCGGTCCTGGTATATTCGACCTACCTAGGCGGGAGTGGAGATGACGAGGGCAACGGCATCTCTGTAGATAATAATGGCCGTGCTTATGTAACGGGAATTACCTTGTCGCCCGACTTCCCAACCGTGAACGCCCTGCAGCCTGACATAGGCAAACGTGGCTCTGATGATGCCTTTGTCGCCCAACTCACAGCCGATGGAACGGCTCTACGCTATGCGACTTATCTCGGAGGGAGCGAGTTTGACTCGGGCAGGGGTATTGCCGTGGACAAGAAGGGTCAGGCCTATGTGATAGGGGAAACCCATTCGACCGACTTCCCGACCGTGAATGCCCTGCAACCAGTTTTTGGCGGCCCTGGTCGTGGACTTGGTGATGCCTTTGTCGCTCAACTTACGGCCGACGGCGCAGGGCTGCGCTATTCGACCTACCTCGGCGGTAATGGGCGTGACAATGGCTTGGGTATCGCTGTGGATCAACGGGGCCAGGCCTCTGTGACAGGGGTGACCGAATCGACCGACTTCCCGACCGTGAGTGCCTTGCAGCCTGTGTTGAATGGTGTTAATGACGCTTTTGTCGCCCAGCTCACAGCCGATGGCACTGCGCTGCGCTATGGGACCTATCTCGGCGGCAGCGAGATTGACCTGGGCTCCGGTATCGCTGTGGGCAATCGAGGACAGGTCTATGTGACAGGAAGGACTATTTCGACCGACTTCCCGACTGTGAACGCCCTGCAACCCACGTTGAATGGTCTTGATGATGCCTTTGTTGTTCAGCTCACAGCCGATGGAGCGGCACTAAGTTATGCGACCTACCTCGGCGGGAATGGGGGAGACTCGGGTAATGGTATCGCTGTGGATAAACGGGGCCAAGCCTATGTGACAGGGTTTACCGAGTCGAACGACTTTCCGACCATGAACGCACTGCAACCTACCTTTGGCGGAGGTTTTTTGGATGCCTTCCTTGTCCGGCTCTCAGTTGATGGAACGACGCTACGCTATGCAACCTACCTTGGAGGTAGTAAGGATGACAATGGCTTGGGTATCGCTGTGGATCAACGGGGCCAGGCCTTTGTGACAGGGGTGACCGAATCGGCCGACTTTCCGACCGTGAACGCCCTGCAGCCCACCTTCGGCGGCGGTTTCAATGATGCCTTTGTCGCCCAACTCACCACCGATGGCGCAACGCTACGCTATGCGACCTATTTGGGTGGAAGCAGAAATGAAAACGGCAGGGGTATCGCCGTGGATCAGCAGGGCCAAGCCTATGTGACGGGGTTTACTGACTCGCCAGCTGACTTCCCAACCATGAACGCTTTGCAGCCTGCCTTCAGCGGTGTTAGTGATGCCTTTGTAACCAAGATTGGGAGTAATAATTGA
- a CDS encoding transposase translates to MMTQKRRKFDASFKFKVVQLIKDQGLSVSQVCRDMNLGETGRQALVKAGGCGAE, encoded by the coding sequence ATGATGACTCAAAAACGCAGAAAATTCGATGCCAGCTTCAAGTTTAAAGTCGTGCAATTAATCAAAGATCAAGGCCTGAGCGTCAGCCAGGTTTGCCGGGATATGAATCTGGGCGAGACCGGCCGTCAGGCGCTGGTTAAAGCAGGTGGATGCGGAGCTGAGTAG
- a CDS encoding nucleotide sugar dehydrogenase, which yields MHNRKISVVGLGYVGLPVAVEFGKNQQVIGFDINSIRIEELKKGIERTNEVDAEELSRANILYTCNAEDLKKADFHIIAVPTPVNKAKQPDLRPVIKASRTVGKHLKKGDIVVYESTVYPGATEEDCIPVLEQESGLTWGIDFNVGYSPERINPGDRLHTFKTITKVVSGDTPKTLETVASVYESVVTAGVHKAATIKVAEAAKVIENTQRDLNISLMNELALIFNKMDIDTRDVLAAASTKWNFLPFDPGLVGGHCIGVDPYYLTYKSATLGYTPQVILSGRSINDSMGNFIAAQTVKELIKAEKCVRGSVVTILGFTFKENVPDIRNTRVIDIYRELQTYGINVQVFDPMSDSNEIMEEYGVKLSSEDELKPAHAVLLAVPHDYFLDKDWSYLLGLLHDETGIVIDIKAKLERETVPKGVKLWRL from the coding sequence ATGCATAACAGAAAAATATCAGTAGTTGGTCTAGGTTATGTTGGATTGCCGGTTGCAGTCGAATTTGGTAAAAATCAGCAGGTTATCGGATTCGATATCAATTCAATACGCATTGAGGAGCTAAAAAAAGGCATTGAGCGCACCAATGAAGTAGATGCGGAGGAGTTGAGTAGAGCCAATATTTTATATACCTGTAATGCTGAAGATTTAAAAAAGGCGGATTTTCATATAATTGCGGTGCCTACGCCGGTCAATAAAGCCAAACAGCCGGATCTGAGGCCGGTAATCAAGGCTTCAAGAACTGTAGGTAAACATCTTAAAAAAGGTGATATTGTTGTTTATGAATCAACAGTCTATCCGGGGGCTACAGAGGAAGATTGCATTCCTGTTCTGGAACAGGAATCGGGTTTGACATGGGGTATTGACTTCAATGTCGGGTACTCGCCTGAGCGAATTAATCCCGGCGATAGGCTGCATACATTTAAGACTATCACTAAAGTAGTGTCGGGAGATACGCCAAAAACGCTGGAAACTGTAGCGTCTGTTTATGAATCCGTAGTTACGGCTGGTGTGCATAAAGCAGCTACGATCAAAGTCGCGGAAGCGGCCAAGGTGATTGAGAATACTCAAAGGGACTTAAATATCTCATTAATGAACGAACTGGCTTTGATTTTCAATAAAATGGATATTGATACAAGAGATGTTTTGGCCGCGGCATCAACAAAATGGAATTTTTTGCCATTCGATCCCGGGCTGGTGGGAGGACACTGTATAGGCGTTGACCCTTATTATCTTACTTATAAATCGGCAACTTTAGGATATACACCGCAAGTCATCCTGTCCGGGCGCAGTATTAATGACAGTATGGGAAACTTTATAGCGGCTCAAACGGTAAAGGAATTAATCAAGGCCGAAAAGTGTGTCCGAGGCAGTGTGGTCACTATTTTAGGCTTTACGTTTAAAGAAAATGTACCCGATATAAGAAACACACGAGTCATTGATATTTATAGAGAATTGCAAACCTATGGCATTAATGTGCAGGTGTTCGACCCCATGTCGGATTCAAATGAAATAATGGAAGAATACGGGGTTAAATTATCGTCTGAAGATGAACTCAAACCTGCTCATGCCGTGCTGTTAGCTGTACCACATGATTACTTTTTAGATAAGGATTGGTCCTATTTGTTAGGTTTATTGCATGATGAGACAGGCATAGTTATAGATATCAAAGCCAAGCTTGAAAGAGAGACTGTACCGAAAGGCGTTAAACTCTGGAGACTTTAA